The genomic window ATCATTCACCCTTTCACATGCTCTATAactcccctcatccctcccccttcttcacCACTTGCCCCCACTCACCCCCTCTTGACACAGGAGCGGGCGGCCACCTCCCTGAGACATGGGGGATCCCTGGTGGCGAGTCTGTCCCTCACGATGCCCAGGGGGTGCTGAAGGGGTTCTCACACACCTCCAGCATGCTGAGTCTGAGGCGACGCACAGAGGCTGGCAGCTCCACCAGCTTGTTGCCGCTCACTGATAGACACCTGGTGGaggaagcggtggtggtggtgggcgagtGGCAGGTTCAAGATGGAAGGTAAATCATAGTAATCTTGGGATGAAAAAGGTTAGTGATAAATCTTGAGGAGATGGATAAACTGTGGTAATCTCGagacaaaaggaagataaatagtgGTACAGCTTGAAGACGGAGGAGATGGATGAATAGCAATAAATGTTGAGACAAAGTTGGGTGAATGGTGATTAATCTtgagatgaaggaagataaatggTGGTACATcttgaggatggaggaggaggaggaggaggaggggaagtaacAGGGTATAAAAcaagcaaagaagagaaggaaggaaggaagggaggaaggaaggaaggaaggaaggaaggaaggaaggaaggaaggaaggaaggaaggaaggaaggaaggaaggaaggaaggaaggaaggaaggaagaaagaaagaaagaaagaaagaaagaaagaaagaaagaaagaaagaaagaaagaaagaaagaaagaaaaagaaaaagaaaaagaaaaaaagaaagaaagaaagggaaagaaaaaggaaggacaataattaggaaagaaggaaggaaaattaggaacagtataagtctctctctctctctctctctctctctctctctctctctctctctctctctctctctctctctctctctctctctctctctctctctctctctctctctctctccttcctttttattttttacttatttctcttttaatcTTGTCAGAATcatgcttttcttttatttgtgtctgttaactctctctctctctctctccacacacacacacacacacacacacacacacacacacacacacctgtacaagAGCATTCATTACCTGAGGTTGATAAGCTTGCCAAGGGAGAGAGGCAGCTTGATGAGTTGGTTGGAGTCGAGGCGCAGGGTCAGCAGGTTCTCCAGGCTGCTGATAGTGTGGGGCACGTACTGTAGCTGTGGGGCAAGACAGAGCTATGATGGGTGTGTCTCAACAGGTGGTTGTCTCAGTGAGTGTGTCTGAATGGGTGTGTTTGAATGGTGGGTGTGTTTAAATGGTGGGTGTGCTTCAAtgggtgggttttttttttttttttttttttttttatgtaggaaggatactggccaagggcaacaaaaatctaataaaaaaaatgcccactgaaatgccagtccctaaaagggtcaaagcagtggtcaaaaattggtggataagtgtcttgaaacctccctcttgaaggaattcaagtcataggaaggtggaaatacagaagcaggcaaggagttccagagtttaccagagaaagggatgaatgattgagaatactggttaactcttgcgttagagaggtggacagaataggagtgagagaaagaagaaagtcttgtgcagcgaggccgcggaaggaggggaggcatgcagttagcaagatcagaagagcagttagcatgaaaatagcggtagaagacagctagagatgcaacattgcggcggtgagagagaggctgaagacagtcagttagaggagaggagttgatgagacgaaaagcttttgattccaccctgtctagaacagcagtatgagtggaacccccccagacatgtgaagcatactccatacatggacggataaggcccttgtacagagttagcagctgcgggggtgagaaaaactggcggagacgtctcagaacacctaacttcatggaagctgttttagctagagatgagatgtgaagtttccagttcagattataagtaaaggacagaccgaggatgttcagtgtagaagagggggatagttgagtgtcattgaagaagaggggatagttgtctggaagattgtgtcgagttgatagatggaggaattgagtttttgaggcattgaacaataccaagtttgctctgccccaatcagaaattttagaaagatcagaagtcaggcgttctgtggcttccctgcgtgatatgtttacctcctgaagggttggacgtctatgaaaagacgtggaaaagtgcagggtggtgtcatcagcataggagtggataggacaagaagtttgttttagaagatcattaatgaataataagaagagagtgggtgacaggacagaaccctgaggaacaccactgttaatagatttaggagaagaacagtgaccgtctaccacagcagcaatagaacggtcagaaaggaaacttgagatgaagttacagagagaaggatagaaaccgtaggagggtagtttggaaatcaaagctttgtgccagactctatcaaaggcttttgatatgtccaaggcaacagcaaaagtttcaccaaagtctctaaaagaggatgaccaagactcagtaaggaaagccagaagatcaccagtcgagcggccttgacggaacccatactggcgatcagatagaaggttgtgaagtgatagatgtttaagaatcttcctgttgaggatagattcaaaaactttagataagcaggaaattaaagcaataggacggtagtttgagggattagagcggtcaccctttttaggaacaggttgaatgtaggcaaacttccagcaagaaggaaaggtagatgttgacagacagagctgaaagagtttgactaggcaaggtgcaagcacggaggcacagtttcggagaacaataggagggaccccatcaggtccataagggTGTGTTTAAATGGTGGGTGTGCTTCAATGGGTGGGTGTGTTTGAATGGTGGGTGTGTTTGAATGGTGGGTATGCTTCAATGGGTGGGTGTGTTTAAATGGTGGGTGTGCTTCAATGGGTGGGTGTGTTTGAATGGGTGGGTGTGTTTAAATGGTGGATGTGCTTCAATGGGTGGGTGTGTCtgagtgggtgggtgtctgAATAGgtgtactgtggtggtggtggtggtggtggtaggtaatGGCGGTAGTGatcatgagaaaaataaataaaataaaataaaataaaataaaataaaatgaaataataattaaataaataaataaataaatactaaacagtacataaataaatagacaaataaaatacATCTGGAATGACTCTAGAAGGTGTGGCAGATggtgtgtacatatataaagacaaatatacatatagaaaaaggacaaaatgaGGTTAGctaggcgcacacacacacacacacacacacacacacacacacacacacacacacacacacacacacacacacacacacacacacacacacacacatcctggtACAATGCCTGATAAGTGGAAACTCACTAACATAATTCTGATTTTCAAAAAAGACAGTAAATCTTTAGCAAGTAATTACCGACCAATCAGCTTAACCTCAGTCGTGTGCAAAATGCTTAACGCTTATAAGAGATAAACTTGTTAATCACTATGAGGAAAACAActtacttaaaaacactcaacaagATTATATAACAAACACTCTTATTTGACGAACCCCTTAGACTTGTTCCATGACattctgaaccagtatgacGAAAGCAAAGCAGtagatatttattttcaaataGTCTTCGGcaaagtcccccacaaacgtttactgattaaactaaaatcccACGGTATCCAAGGCAATGTGTTGAGATGGGTACaaaactggctaaacaaccataaacaaagagtagtaataaatggaaaaggatCGAAGCAGACTAACGTAACCAGcagggtgccacagggatcagtcttaggatttgttctcttccttgtttatataaatgacatagatgagggtgttactaGTATGATATcaaagtttgctgatgacaccaaaataccAAATTCCGTAGTATCTAACAGACAAGTAACAAAAATGCAGAATAATCTAGATAAACTGCCAGAGTgtgggggcaaacctggcaaatgagttttactgtagataagtgcaaagtgcttcacaAAGGGTGCAgaaatgagaaagcaaagtatattttaaatggtacccaacttaaaagtgttcACAGCGAAactgatttaggagtaacaatattGAGTAGCTTAAAActtagccaacaatgttcacaAGTCGtaaaggcaaacaaaataattggTTTAATTGgcaatttttttcaatataaatctaaggatacaatcctcatTTTGtatataactctttagtccatCTCCTTTAGGAATACTGTGTTCAAACATGGTGCCCCTACtgccagaaagacattgataaattagaacaAGTTACacagagttacatagaaaaacaggtcacaacagaccttgaagtcctcacgaggtgacctgacctaagactactaaggtgatagtagaagaaaaggacagaaaagcagaaggctctctccccaccctccattccctccagcataagccatacaagaaaaacagATTGGACAGACataccttacggggttagaaaggaggggaaaataaaaaaaaaaattgaagttcagcgtagaataataataacgataccaagcctaagaaacagaTCATATAgagtcttaaagaattaaatctattcccattaCCACAAAGCAGAGAAAGAGGTGAGTTAATATAAGTGTTTCAAATCAttaaaggcattgataacatggacagCAGTAAGTATTTCATGACAAACTCTTCAAATTACATGCAAGGAAATGGTTataaaattgttgggaaatccttcaacttttatgaataaaaaaaaaaaatttcatagtACTCAATCTATGGCATGGgtttcctcgagacgtgatagactgtaACACTGTACAGGGCTTCCTTGAGACATGACAGACTATAACACTGTACAGGGCTTCCTTGAGACATGATAGACTGTAACACTGTACAGACTTTTAAACGttgtcttgataaatattttgcctccaATCTGTGGCTAACAGTGTTTGCTTGTTACTGATTAACTTCTctgccttcaggaaatggggactctttttttcatctattttcttcttttcctataaaatttcttttgagttttttccttctgtaaccccgtaaggtatttatttttgacctgttttcctgtatgGCTTAtgatggaggaagtggagggtggggagagagccttctgctttgctgttcttttcttctactatcaccttaacagtcttaggtcaggtcacctcgtgaggaccacaaggtctgttgtggcctgtgtatctatgtaactctatgtaacacACAAACTTCAAAATGAGGAAATATaactagataaacacacacacacacacacacacacacacacacacacacacacacacacacacacacacacacacacacacacacataccaaattCTGCGCCAAATCTAGTGAAATAAGAGTCTTCCTGAGGCTTCCAGCAAACACCTCAGCAGGAACGAAGGTTAATTGGTTCTCCCGCAGGTCCAAGTGGGCGAGGGCAGCCATCTTGCCCAGGTCGCGGGGCACGGCGGGCAGCTCGTTCATGCTCATGTCCAGGGTGTGCAGGCGCGGCAGCTTCAGGATGCGGTTTTCAATTCTCTGTAGCTTCACCTTGTTGATCTgcagggaagaaggaaattggtaggtttttcttttctttttctttttttttttttttttattttaggttttgttttgttgttttatgtaattaagttttctttgtatttatttattttggtttttgttttgcttttttatttatttatatatattttttatttatttattcattctatttatttatttattttttttttttactgatgtgAAAGGAAGATGTGAATATTTTGTTTAGTGTGATTCTTGTTGTCGGTTTGGTGCAGCTTCACTCTGTTGAcctgaggtgaaggagaaatggaCAAGTTACTGTTTTGTTAGGTTTAACtatcctacataaagaaaagaaagaaaactgtttatcttcctctttcatcacctGTATTatcacctccttttcttctttctcctcctacaaatacactctcctccttctacaAGTACtatccactctcctcctcctcttcctcctcctacaagtactgtccactctcttcctcctacaagtactatccactctcctcctcttcctaaaaGTACTAtccactcttttcctcctcctcctaaaagtactatccactcttttcctcctcctcctaaaagtactatccactcttctcctcctcctcctcctcctcctacaagtactatccactctcctcctcctcctcctactactactactactactgtattactaccctccttcctcctccaccatcaacagcatcacctcctcctccttcctatcctACTATTCTCCTCCACCAATtactgtccacctccccaatccCTTTCTCCACCTTCTGAGGATGTGAGGGGACTTAGGGCCTATTTCACCGTCACCTCCTGTTGTTGTGATCGTTACCAATGAGTGGTGATgcccaccacaaacaacaaattTGATTTCACAGACGTTTTTCACAGCgttgtttgttttgatccttACCAGAAATTGGAACTTTTGGTAAAAGCTGGCTTGTACTTATCTTATTTCGTAAATTGTATGTTAAATTAtttaacaataaaacaacattttgttggctataatagtaatatgatCAAATTTAAGAAGAATTTTGATGGCAGGATGAATTCACTTCACCAGCTGATGAAAACGTCACTACCTGTCACCCTTACTTCATCTATCATGCCTCCTTGGTAAAAAATTGTAATAATCCTCACATATGCATAGGGTGTATAGAATTTGTCACCTAAGAGAAATATTAGATAATACTGAAATAATATTACCATTTCCATCAGAGGGCTAAGCTTGCTTCAGTTAGGCTaagtttagattaattcagttcattaatttaattgGTAATCCTTTCAATGGGTagatcatgataaaaaaaaaatcatatttttcctgagaaataaataatcacTGTCTTAAATTTAATAGGCTAGGGCTATTTCCATAAAACCCAAAATATTTCAGTGTAACAATGTATGTGTACAgcattgaggaagagaaaaatagattaTTTATTATGTGCTTGGTTGGCATACGCAGAGTTTGCCAAATGTTGGACATATATTCAAAGGCaagaatttaaataaaaaaatgtaaccaTGTTTGCAGTGGATGCATAAGGCATGTTGAAGGCACCAGTGATGTACTTcagttttccatgcctttctctctctgtcttagtGCCGGCATGGTTAGTTCTTTTGTCATGAATTGACTCATTTTGCCTAATAAGGGGCCTCCAGCAAACCAACATTACCGATTCAGAGGCATTCGTTTTGTTATGATCGTTACCAGGTCGGAGGTTACTGTAACCATGAAAATGATTGTGAAATCGGATTGAGGTGCTGGTAATGCTTGTTACCTGGTTAGTAAGGCTTTTCCTTGGAAATGTTACCAAGTGACTGTGAAATCAGCCCTTagatacctaacctaacccaccctattctaacctaacttaacctaacccaacctaacctaacttaacctaatccaacttaatctaatgtaacctaatctaacaaaacCAAACCATACCTATCCTACTATTCTCCACCAATTACTGTCCACCTCCCCCatcatcttctccatcttctgaGGATGTGAGGGGCTTagatacctaacctaacctaacctaacttaacctaacctaacctaacttaacctaacctaatccagcctaatctaatgtaacctaacctaacctaacctaacccaacctaacctaaccatcaccaccaccatgaaacaataaaactaacaaataaagaaaaaaaaatcaagaatccAAATCAACTCAAACAAATTAGCAAGCAACCAGAAACaacttaacttaacccaacctaacctaatctaaccaccatcatcaccaccacaaataaacaaataagtcaAGAATCAAAATGAACTCAGCAAATAATTTAGCAGgcaaccccaccaccaccaccaccaccaccaccaccaccaccttgagtTCCTCCAGGGAGTATGGGAAGCCAGCAGTGAGGGGGTAGTCGGAGCGCTTGGTCACCACTAGTCGGGTCTTGGGCCTCTCCAGCTGACTTGCCTTGGCCGGACCCAGGCTGGAGAGGGGCAGCTTGTCCACATTGCGATTGGTCAGTCCGGCCTTCACTgtaggggtggggggagaaggtgagggggGAGATGGGGATGTTGTAGACTTTATTAttgtcaagatttttttttgtgtgtgtgtgtgtgtgtgtgtgtgtgtgtgtgtgtgtgtgtgtgtgtgtgtgtgtgtgtgtgtgtgtgtgtgtgtgtgtgtgtgtgt from Scylla paramamosain isolate STU-SP2022 chromosome 40, ASM3559412v1, whole genome shotgun sequence includes these protein-coding regions:
- the LOC135092415 gene encoding leucine-rich repeat protein 1-like — its product is MRISCEVLVSNRRLPTLGIANSRRRSCQASLGIGRNSGGSADASSLFVLLCTAQNKQGSRYKVAGNIEAVFTKFISEGKFTIRFKEPEEDLCVKADPVLAKSFLQTLKAGLTNRNVDKLPLSSLGPAKASQLERPKTRLVVTKRSDYPLTAGFPYSLEELKINKVKLQRIENRILKLPRLHTLDMSMNELPAVPRDLGKMAALAHLDLRENQLTFVPAEVFAGSLRKTLISLDLAQNLLQYVPHTISSLENLLTLRLDSNQLIKLPLSLGKLINLRCLSVSGNKLVELPASVRRLRLSMLEVCENPFSTPWAS